The nucleotide window GCCGGATCCCCATCCCAACTTCCACTAGGAAATGAAACTTCACGAACTCAAGCCGAACAAGGGTGCCAAGCACCGCGTCAAGCGTCTGGGCTGCGGCGAAAGCTCCGGCCACGGCAAGACCTCCGGCAAAGGCAACAAGGGCCAGCGCGCCCGCTCCGGCGGCTCCGTCCGCGTGGGCTTCGAAGGCGGCCAGATGCCGATCCATCGTCGCCTGCCGAAGAAGGGCTTCAACAACTACGAATTCCGCGACGTCGTCGCGGTGGTGAACCTCAACGACCTCGAGGAAAACTTCGATGATGGCGCTGTCATCACCGAGGAAGTTCTCAGAGCCGCGGGCTTCATCAACGGCCGCTATGACAAGGTGAAACTCCTTGGCACCGGCACTCTCACCAAGAAGCTCACCATCACCGTTTGCGCGGTGAGTGCTTCCGCCCGTGAGAAGGTCGAGAAGGCCGGTGGCACCGTCACGGTGGCCTGAGGTCCCTTCCCGCATACCTCCTGTTTCTCGCCGGTGAGGAAGCGCTTGCGCGCTTCCTCATCGCGTTTATAAACCGCGCGACTCTTTTCCCTGCCCCAATGATTTCTGCGTTTGCCAATACCTGGCGGATTCCCGAACTCCGCGACCGCATTTTGTTCACGCTGGCGATGATCATCATCGTCCGCCTCGGCGTCCACATCACGCTCCCGGGCGTGGATGGTACCGTGATCAAGGCGCTCATGGATTACCAAAGCAAGGCCGATCCCAAGGATCCGGCCGGTGGCCTGACCGCCGTGCTAGCGATGTTCTCCGGCGGCGGCCTCCAGGCGGCGGGCCTTTTCGCTCTCGGCATCATGCCCTACATCTCCGCGTCCATCATGATCCAGCTCATGACCGCGGTGGTGCCGAAGCTCGCCCGCCTTTCCCGTGAGGACGGCGGACGCCAGAAGATCACGCAGTTCACGCGCTATCTCACCATTGTCATCGCGCTGGTCCAGGGTTTCTTCGTCGCCAAGTCGCTCACCCATCCGGAAAGCATGCCTTATCTTTCCGCGATCGCGACCCATCACCTCGGCACGCTGGTGCCGGATCCATCGCTGACTTGGTATGCCCTGGTGGTCGCCACGGTGGTGGCCGGAGCCATGCTGCTGATGTGGATCGGTGACCAGATCACCGAGCGCGGCATTGGCAACGGCACTTCGGTGATCATCGCGGTCAACATCATGGCGTCGCTGCCCGGAGCATTGATCCAGGCCTGGCACTTGTTCGTGGTCCCCGCCAAGGGAACCGCCAGCGATGGCAGCGCCTTCAACTCCTGGAAGATGCTGCTGATGCTCGTCCTGCTTCTTGTCGTGATCGCGGGTGTCATCGCCCTGACCCAGGCCCAGCGCCGGATCGCGGTCCAGTATGCGAAGCGCGTCGTCGGCCGGAAGCAGTTCGGCGGCCAGACCCAGTATCTGCCGCTCAAGGTGAACTACGCGGGCGTGATGCCGATCATCTTCGCCACCGCTGTGCTCTCTCTCCCGCCGATGATGTTGAAGTGGATTTTCCCCAATGCGAGCTGGGCGACGAGATTGAATGACGCCCTCGCCGGTGGCGGCACTTGGTACTACGTCCTTGGAGCCCTGTTCATCTTCTTCTTCTCCTACTTCTGGGTAGCCACCATGTTCCAGCCGTCCCAGATCGCGGAGGATCTGAAACGCAATGGCGGCTACATCCCCGGCGTGCGTCCCGGCAAGCCGACCGCCGAGTTCCTCGATTTCACGATGACCCGCCTGACCTTTGCCGGGGCCATCTTCCTCACGATCATCTTCATGCTGCCGGTGATGGTTGGCGCGATTGTGAGCCTTCCGCCGAGTTCCCTCGTCCTCCACTTCTTCGGTGGCACCAGCCTGCTGATCATGGTTGGCGTCGTGCTTGACGTGATGCGCCAGGTGGAAACCCACCTTATCCAGAAGCACTACGACGGCTTCCTCCGCAAGGGTAAGATCAAGGGCCGCTACGACCGCCTCGCCCAGACCGGTTCCGCGGCTTCGCGGACCGCGCTGGTTTACCTGTGGACCGTGGTCGCCGTGCTGGTGATCTTCGGCACCGCCGTGTGGATCTACAACAGGGGCGGCCACTGATCGAAAAGGCCATGGCTCTCCGCGTCGTGCTCCTCGGTCCGCCTGCTTCCGGCAAGGGGACCCAGGGGCGCCGGTTGGCCGACTCCGCGGGCGTCGCGTACCTCAGTACCGGCGCCCTCTTGCGTGAGGCGGTTGAGAACGGCACCCCGCTCGGTCTTCAAGCGAAGCCGATCCTCGATGAGGGCGGCTATCTGCCGGACGACCTGATGTGTGGCATCCTCGGCGAGTGGCTGGAGCGGCATCCGGATGGCTGGGTGCTCGATGGCTTCCCCCGCAGTGTCCCGCAGGCGGTGTTCCTCGACCAGTGGTTGGAGGATCACGGTCAGTCTCTCGACCGGGTCATTGCGCTCGATGCTCCTCTGGAGGAACTGCTCCATCGCATCCTCGGCCGTGTGGAATGCCCGGACTGCCGCTGGACCGGCCAGGAATCGCAGGCTCCGGATGATCATTGCCCGATCTGTGGTGCGACAGTGTCCCGCCGCGAAGACGACGACGAAACGAATTTCCGCCGCCGTCACGCGGCCTACACGCGCTTCACGGTGCCGCTGCTGGACTACTATCAAACCCATGGCATTCTGAGCCACTTGGACGCCACGGCGTCCGCCGATGTCGTCAGCGGCGCGATCCGCACCCTGTTCGACCCCACCACGGCCGGTTGAACCGTCCGCACTTTTTCATTCCTGCATTCCTTCCCATGGCCCGCCACAATCGCATCCCGATCAAGTCCGCCCGCGATATCGAAAAGATGCGTGATGCCGGACGCGTCGCCTCCGACGTGTTGCAGGAACTCGCCAAGGCTGTGGAACCAGGCCGCACCACCGGTGAGATCGACAAACTGGCCGCCACGTTGATCGCGAAACACGAGAGCAAGAGCGCCTTCCTCGGCTACCGCGGCTTCCCCGGCCAGATCTGCATCTCGGTGAACGAGGAGGTCGTCCACGGCATCGGCGGCTCCCGCCGCATCCAGCCGGGGGACATCCTGAAGATCGACGTCGGTGTCGTGAAGAGCGGTTTCATCGGTGACAACGCCACCACCGTTCCCGCCGGAGACATCCTCCCGGAAACCAAGCGCCTTCTTGCCGCCACCGAGCAATCCCTCTACGAAGCCATCGCCTGGGCTCGTCCCGGCAAGCGCCTTTTTGATCTCTGCGGTGCCGTTGAGGACTACGTGAAACCGCTCGGCTTCACCATCGTCCGCGACTTCGTCGGCCACGGCGTCGGGCGCAACCTGCATGAGGAGCCGCAGGTGCCGAACTACCGCCCGAACGGCAAGAGCCCGATCCTCATGCCCGGCATGACCCTCGCCATCGAACCGATGGTGAACGCGGGCCGTCCTGGTGTCCGCATCCTTGATGACGGCTGGACTGTCATCACCGAGGACCGCCAGCCCTCCGCCCATTTCGAGCACACCGTCCTCGTCACTGATGGTGAGCCGGAGATTCTCACCTGGCGCCCGCGCGAGACCTTCGTGTGATAGTCATGGTACGGGCCGCAAGATTGCAGCGCGCACCGTTGTATCCCGGATATGTTGTGGCCTCGGCTCCTTCTGGCGTGGGTGTTGTTGCTATCGGCGACAGCCTTCGCAATCGATTGGCCTTCTGGTTTCCAATTGGAAGAAGAGACGACTTCGCCTGATGGCCGGCTGGGTATTCTTTCGGCCGACGGTAAGGCGTTCCATCGTGATGAGGACCACGCCAAGGCCGCGCGCCTGATGTATCTGGCGGATTTGAAGGAACACCGGATCATCAAGGACATCGCGATTCCCGGGTATTCGGAAGCCCGCTATCTTGAGGTGAATTGGGATGCGGATTCTTCAGCATGCGTGCTGGTGCACCGGGCCCGCCACAGCTTGTTGGGGATCGAGCTGGTGGAGTTGACCCGTCATGGAGCACGCCGCACGGATCTCGGGGGCGTTGTCAGCAGAGCTTTGGATCAGACCTACCTTTGTTGCCGGGTGGATTGTCATTTCCGGTTCCTGACCGACGGACGACTGATGGTCCGTTGCCTGGGAGATGACAACCCGCGCGAGCTCCAGGATAAGGAGAGAACCTTCGGGTTGTTTACGGGGGTCTTTGATCGTCGCAAGAGTCGTTGGTCGTCATCAAAATCGGGGGTGTTGGACGAAGGACAATACCAGACGCTGGTGGAGGCCTTTGAACCGTGGACGCCGCCTGGTGGCTCCAACGGGGATGTCCTGCATGCGATGGAAGAACGGATGCGGGTCCTCGGGAATGGACTGGAAGCGGTTCTGACCCGGGAGCGGTATCGCGATTTCCAACGGGATCAGGATGTGTGGAAGGGGGCCGCGAAAAATGGGGAGGCAGCCGTTGTCGATTCGGAATGTGTTCGGTTCGCGGAGAGGCTTGCAAAGATGGAGGCCCTTTTATGGCAACCCTGAGTCCGGGATTTTCCCGCCATTGGAATTCATCGGCCATTTCCCATTTGCCGCTACCGGGATGACCCGTTAGTCAAATAGCCCATGTCGATTTCAAACTGGATGTCCTGGGAAGGTGGCGTGGATCTCGTGGCCGTCACCCATCCGTCATTGGCGATGCCGAACGTGATCGTGCATGTCGCGCGCGTGGTGCACACGCCGGTCGGTTCCGCTCCGGCGGGCATGGTGTTCTGGCAGCCCGATGCGAATGCCGCGCCGGTGGTGATGGGCTTCATCAGCTCGAATCCCACCGTGGGCGCTTACTTCGGTCCGAAGATTTTCGCGGGCACTCCGTTTGAAAACGCGCCGGTGCTCGATGCCGAGATCACCGTCCGTGGCGAGGGCGATCAAGCGACCGCCCGCGTGGTGGTCGCCGGTCATACTTTCGAGACTTCATTGAACGGTCTCGGCGATGCCGAACTCATCTCCCGCGAACCGGCCCCTACCGCTCCCTTCCACCAGCAGGGCCTCGAGCGTGTGGCAGCCTCCGCCTCGCTCACCGTTGATGGCAGGGAGGTCAATGTGATCGTGCCTCCGGTGGGCATTTCCGGTGGTCCTGCGGCGGTTTTCTCGCCGAACGGACTCTACGCCCGCTGAGCACG belongs to Luteolibacter ambystomatis and includes:
- the rplO gene encoding 50S ribosomal protein L15, with product MKLHELKPNKGAKHRVKRLGCGESSGHGKTSGKGNKGQRARSGGSVRVGFEGGQMPIHRRLPKKGFNNYEFRDVVAVVNLNDLEENFDDGAVITEEVLRAAGFINGRYDKVKLLGTGTLTKKLTITVCAVSASAREKVEKAGGTVTVA
- the secY gene encoding preprotein translocase subunit SecY encodes the protein MISAFANTWRIPELRDRILFTLAMIIIVRLGVHITLPGVDGTVIKALMDYQSKADPKDPAGGLTAVLAMFSGGGLQAAGLFALGIMPYISASIMIQLMTAVVPKLARLSREDGGRQKITQFTRYLTIVIALVQGFFVAKSLTHPESMPYLSAIATHHLGTLVPDPSLTWYALVVATVVAGAMLLMWIGDQITERGIGNGTSVIIAVNIMASLPGALIQAWHLFVVPAKGTASDGSAFNSWKMLLMLVLLLVVIAGVIALTQAQRRIAVQYAKRVVGRKQFGGQTQYLPLKVNYAGVMPIIFATAVLSLPPMMLKWIFPNASWATRLNDALAGGGTWYYVLGALFIFFFSYFWVATMFQPSQIAEDLKRNGGYIPGVRPGKPTAEFLDFTMTRLTFAGAIFLTIIFMLPVMVGAIVSLPPSSLVLHFFGGTSLLIMVGVVLDVMRQVETHLIQKHYDGFLRKGKIKGRYDRLAQTGSAASRTALVYLWTVVAVLVIFGTAVWIYNRGGH
- a CDS encoding adenylate kinase family protein, translating into MALRVVLLGPPASGKGTQGRRLADSAGVAYLSTGALLREAVENGTPLGLQAKPILDEGGYLPDDLMCGILGEWLERHPDGWVLDGFPRSVPQAVFLDQWLEDHGQSLDRVIALDAPLEELLHRILGRVECPDCRWTGQESQAPDDHCPICGATVSRREDDDETNFRRRHAAYTRFTVPLLDYYQTHGILSHLDATASADVVSGAIRTLFDPTTAG
- the map gene encoding type I methionyl aminopeptidase: MARHNRIPIKSARDIEKMRDAGRVASDVLQELAKAVEPGRTTGEIDKLAATLIAKHESKSAFLGYRGFPGQICISVNEEVVHGIGGSRRIQPGDILKIDVGVVKSGFIGDNATTVPAGDILPETKRLLAATEQSLYEAIAWARPGKRLFDLCGAVEDYVKPLGFTIVRDFVGHGVGRNLHEEPQVPNYRPNGKSPILMPGMTLAIEPMVNAGRPGVRILDDGWTVITEDRQPSAHFEHTVLVTDGEPEILTWRPRETFV